The Oscarella lobularis chromosome 8, ooOscLobu1.1, whole genome shotgun sequence nucleotide sequence CGTGTCGCGCTCATTCAGACGGTCACAGTTTGCTATCCCGAAGTAAGCGGTCGAGGATACGTTAACAACCAACCACAAGGTACGTACGCGGCCACTTCGGCTCAGCCGAAAGGGGCCGGCGTATGGATCAATTAGTTTTGACTTCTGCTTTTAGGGGTTTCCCTCAAAGCGGATAGCGTTCTTCACAATGCTAGTCAAGAGCTTGTTTATGATACCTGCGCTCAGAGCGTCGTTTCTGAAGCACTGGACGGCTACAACGGTTTGCGCGAAGACAGCTAAACTCGATTTTTTTATCACGGGGTCGATAGGAACTATCATGGCCTATGGTCAAACTGGAGCGGGAAAAACGTTTACAATGACTGGAACGACGGAAAATTTTAAGCACAGGGGAATTATTCCAAGAGCTATCTCAAACATTTTTCGCGAAATAGACGAACGGCCAGAACAGTCCGTTTCTGTTCGGTGCGTTCATCTTAGTGTATAGGTTTAATTTTCTAACGTTTCAGGCTCTAGGGTGTCCTATTTGGAAATTTATAACGAAAGCATGTTTGATCTTTTATCGACGTTGCCCGATGCAGAGAAACTCTCTATGCCGTCAGCAATGAATATTGTTGAGGTAAGATCCTTAAAAATTGGGTGATAATAAAACAGTCCTATTATGAATTTCAAAGGCTTTTAAATAAAGTGTTTGTACTTTAGGACCAGGGCGCTACAGTGGTAAAGGGATTGACCATCAGAACCGCTCACAATGAGGAAGAAGCTCTCAATTTACTATTTGAAGTACTGAAATGAGCCACATTAAAATTCAAACTCCAATTGATTCTTTAGGGTGAAACCAATCGAGCGATTGCAGCTCATTCACTTAATCAGAATTCTTCTCGCTCTCACTGCttatttacaatctacatTGAGGTAAAGGCGGGCGGTAGGAGACATCTCTAGCTAGCTAACCCTTTCTGTGTGGGGTTCAGTCACGGTCCAGAACGGAAACTTCAGCGCAGTTCACGTTATCCAAGTTGAACTTGGTTGATCTAGCTGGGTCTGAGCGACTTAAGAAAACCAATGTAGGCACTTAGTGAGGCTTAACACGCTCAGTATGATTGGGGTGAGAATTCTTTAGTCGGAAGGGGCTACGCAAAGAGAGGCGATGTACATCAACAAATCACTATCGTTTCTGGAACAGGTGCGTGCTACTTTTTATGAGAATGATCTCACCTTTCGTTTGCGCCTCAGGTTGTTGTTGCCTTGGGTGAGAGGAATCGAGAACACATACCCTACAGACAGAGCAAGCTCACTCACGTTCTCAAAGACTCTCTGGGTAAATACATAGTTATATAGTTAGCAGTTCCTAGCTAATTGTGTATGACCAGGAGGGAATTGCAGCACTGTAATGATAGCCAATGTGTGGGGTGAACAAGAACAAATTGAAGAGACGGTAGTTAGAACACTCTGGTACATCTACATCTAAGTGTACTATCATCACAATCAGATGTCTACCTTGAGACTGGCTCAGCGTATGATGCTCGTTAAGAATCCCCTAGTGAGAAACATTCAACAAGATCCCAACGTAGGTCCTACAAATGAAATTGTGTTAGCCATTTATATCTGGTCGTCTTTAGCTTCTGATCAAACAGTATGAAAAGGAAATCAGAACTTTGAAGCAAGAACTGGCAATGCACAACGTGTTGGTCAGTAGAAGAATTCCTCGAGGATCTATGTgcatttcttcactttccAGGCTAATCGCGGTCAAATTAGCTATGATGCAGTGACGGAAGCGGAACGTTATGAAATTCAGCAGCAAGTCCGCCGATATTTAGATGGCTCTCTTTCCGACATAGAGGTAGCCAGTAAATTATTGCGAAGGCTGTtacttctgacgtcaaatactACGTAGGTATTCAGCCTGCGACAAATTCACGAAACTTTTGTTCAGTTCAAGAGCGTAGTCAGGTAAATGCCTTTTACTTACATGTACGCTGCAGGCTTGAAGACGAGCACACTTGTAGTTCAATCTTAGAACGTTCTTATAGAATGTATTTATTTGtatgcctttttcttcttcctgtCTTCAGATCCCTCGAAAGTGACATTGAAACGAAACTAAAACAAAAGTACCCTGAAGCCAAAACGTCGTCAGCTGATCCCAAAGGAACTGAAAAGGTATACCGTATATATTCGTTGCTATCCGTCAAACCAATAAAGAACAATATGCAGAATGCATCGGGTCCTTCTGAGTACGGTGAAGGCTACGTGGGCGACATAGACGGTCAAGGATTTGGCGTCGGAGTGGTAAGCAGAGATTAGGCAATCAGCATCAGTCGAATTTGTAATTTGTACAGGCACCGTCAAGTGTCAGAGCTGCAGCATCTTCCGTAGTCACGGCGAGAAAGCTCAAGAGTAGAAAAGGCCGGGAAGTGTAAGAAGCAGTCGACTGACaccattttttctttgcctcacTTTGTGAGTCGATCTTAGAACCAGTGGCTTATCGCGAGATCAGCTCCATTCAGAAGCGCCGTCAGTAGCACTCATTCCCGGAAACATAGCTGAAGAGACcgacggagacgaaaaaggcggCGAAGTTCCAAGGCCCTCGACCCCTCCTTCGAAAGACGAAGCCTTCGAGGAGTTCAAACGCGAGAAGGGAAGCGAAATACAGCGAATACTTACCGAAAACAAGGCCACGCTtaacgagaagaaaaaatcggcgCACAACTTGTCGCGCTCGGTGAACGTGgccaagaaagaaatcgacgagatgcGAGCGATTATCGACGAGAAGGAACGCGAACGACTCGAACAGGACGACGCAGGCGAGGAGGTcatcgacgaggaagaatTTGCCGctctgaaaaaattgaaagaggtGAGCGACGGAGAGTTTTTTacgcaatgacgacgatgacgatttttagTTGAAAGTTCGCTATCGTGTTGACTATGACGACTTGAAGACGGTGAAGTCGGAGATACAGTACTGCCAGAAACTGGTCGATCAGTGTCGTCAGCGATTGTTGAGCGAGTTCGAGAAGTGGTACAACGATTCCTATCTCTTGCCCGAAGATCATCATCAGCATGAGCTTGCCGGAAAGGAATCAGTCGCTTCCGTTCTGGTatactttttttcttatgacGTCTCGTCTCTATTCCAAACTGTTTAGCCTGAGGAAGAGCAAGATCGATTGGATCGTCTTCACGCCCAAAAAACCAtggtaaaaaaagaaaattctcgcTCGTGTCTTCGTTGTTTTGAATTGGGATGACTTGGTTAGGAGGATCCCGAGGCAGCTGCTTTCTACAATGCCAAATTGCGCACGGAACGACGAGTAATGCCTTTTTTAGCCACTTTGACGATGTCGTGATTTTGTTGTAGGGTTTCTTGGGTCCTGcttcgaagaaaaagccgGGGATGGTCACGCAGACTGTCAGAAATAAGCCGCCGACCACTCTGACGGTGACTTGAGTGCTATATTAAACTGCTgcgtagagaaaaaatgaagcaCTTGAGATTCACACGGGCTTTAGGGAGAGGCAATCTctttgggggcccccttttgtCGCTGGACCAACAGACCTTTTGCTGTAGTCGTGCGTTGCTTTTTTAGGCCTTTGTTGAGCTTTTCGGGTGCAATGCGTTCGTCAAAGTTGTttctgccgccgccgcatgGTCCGCTGGTTTCTTCGATATCGGCTCCTGGGCGACTTTGCGCCGACTTTGTGCATCAAATCGCGTCTTCGCCAGTTGGTTGTAGGGCTCTACGCCACTAGATGGAGTCTGCACGCCGgagagaaggcaaaaaaggGAGGAGCGATTGTAGCAATGTACGGGCACTCGGAAAGCAGATTCAAATGCGTGCGATTACAGATAGAGTCCATTGAAGAGAGTAGTCTAAAGTATAAAGACCCGATAAAAGACTATTAAagtgaacgaaaacgaaggaccACGAGGAGCCGCCATTGTTTTAGCGCCAATTTCGACCACGGTACGTCACCGTAAAGAACACGAGAAAAATTGGCGCGAATTTTCTCGACGAACCAGCGACTCGTTGCCCCGGTGAATTCAAGACAATGCCGTCACCAACGGATATTGCATAACGATTGCATCAGCTTTCGTATAAAAGCGGCTGCACGCGGCGCACAGCTTCAGTTCTGGCTAGGTGGGGAAAGCCTAAAGGGCGGAACCCTGGaagtcgtcggcgttgggaAAGCCATGGTCATGTCAACATCAAACGTGCTCAGCCGGTTGCCAATCCTTGCTGAAGCTGTAAGGTGCAGTGGATGAGCGTCGCGCGAGTTCTTCTCGTGGCGCGCGATTGGCACTGGGAAAGTCATAAAAGGTCCGTTGGATTTCATATATTGAGAAAAACAGTATAAGAGAAGAACAGAGAGACAGGGAACAACAGCAAAGgacgaaaaacaacaacagctAAAACATAAATACATACAAGGGAGGGGTTAATGGGTATTGGAATTGCAGCGTGTGCTAGCCACCGCCGCAAGACTAAGGGAGGCTGTCTGACTAGGCAAGATCTTCTTAACCTTGTTGATAACGATTCTGGCATTTTGTCGTTGTAGGACGGACGAGATTCGGTTGCGCCAGTAATGGGCGAACGCAGATCGGTCCTCCAAGAAATCGACCGAAGGGCGGCGTCCAATGTCGCGGAAAAGCTCAATCGCCTTCTCGCTCCACCTGCCAAACGCCTCAGCAACCACTGGTTGGAATAGATAGCCAAGAGATGTAGCTGACTCCGAATATTTgatcgctttttcttcatctcgcCTCGATGCCGCAGCACCGGAAGAATCCGCCGAATGTGACAGAAAAGCCGGTACTTGCGGATTCACGACACTTATGTCCAGAAGGAGCTTTTTGCCGTCTTTGTAATTATAGACACTAATATCTGCGCGTCTCTTGTCGGGAAACTCATGCAACTTTTCGAGCTCGCACTGGAATCCGACAGATCTTAGCATAGCCGTCCAGGCGTATTGAACCGCGTCGTGCCGACGCATTCCCCCACCATCTTTTGGACAGGTGAGGATATGATAACCGGTAGGGTTAGAGACGGAGCCACAATTACATTTTTGGATCtcacgaagaagaggaaccGGAAGGCCAAGGCGAAGAGCAACCGCTGTCTGGAATTCGGCATTGGTGAAGGACACAccttgcgacgacggaaccgAATCCAGCCATGCCCCTGCCTCAGAGCTCCCAGCACTTCTGATCCTGGCTTTTGACGATTTGTTAGAGATCTCCAAAAGGGACGACAACGCCAACGTGCTTACGAGCGACGACAGGCGCTTTTGGAGCTTGTGTGATACGTCCGGAAGCTGCTCGACGGAAACAATGTCAGTGCTACCTCCTTGGATGGCTTGGGTCGCGAAGCCTGGCGTCCGCGTTATACCGAGTTGGCGTCAGGCTCAGATCAGTTCACTTTcccgccaaagaaacgtgtggggggcccagtgtctcgtggctGTTTCTCACTCGGCTTAGTGACCTATAGCCTAAGATGACCTGACTTCCCAGACCAAATTCAAAGCACGTACAAGTTGACCTCTGGCTGTGTGTGGACTCGCGTTCGGCGCCTTCCCTCAACCCGGTAGTCCCGCTTCCTCTCAAGCGAAGGACTATGGCCCCATGGGTCGCGGTGCAACGAggtcggggggacggtgtgggagagccgttctcgatcctaGGCCGCACCGTCGTGGTTTGAGCCTATGATGCTACGGCTCGCtctcaaatatttttggGCTACTcagcgttcgaacctccgcgcggtgtagcctggattaCGCCAATGCGAACGCAGgacaaaaaggtacgtacgcGGATAGATCGAACAGATGatgtcttttgttttttaggtgctTTTCGATCGATCTTCACTGAAAGAGCGCGGGCGAGACGAAGAATCCAGTGTCGAAGCACGTGTAGAGATTAGAGcatgcttaattaattaatcgagcGTTTGTGGACGCACGTTTGCTCAGATTAAACTTAAATTTACTGTACTGTGCCCATTTCTCTCCGCATAATAAATTTCGCGTGCCGGCCCGCATCCGGGCGGTCTTCTTAGACTTTTCGCCAATCCGTGGTTGAACTGCGCGTTTCGTTGGAGCCTCCGTCTTGTTTTGTCTGAACGTTCAAAAAGGGGATCGTGTACGTCACGACGTCGAGGCGTCTCTCGCACCCTCCGAACGATCGAAAAGCGACTCTCGGCTGCATTCCGTTACGGTGCGAACGCTGCCTACGGAAGATCGACCTACAGAAAATCTTTATGTCGTCGAACATGGCACTTTCGACTCTGTGTTGTCCAGGGATATTTTTTTCAGCAGCTTGGTTGACTAGCGTAGGCCTATATATGGTAATCGAAAAATTTACGTGATATTCAATCATTATTTCCCACGTGACTATTTATTGGAAACTGCACAGAAtggcgaacgtcgccgtgaaTGTTTCCCGTGCCTTCAAGCTTCTGATTTGAAAAGGACGCTCACCCAATAATAATGGGGGTACACGTATGATGTGTAAGATCTACATTCAACGCATTTGTCATTCACTGATAATACGTGTTGTAGTATGATGCACTTCGCCTGCCTCTAGCAGCAGCCTGAGCGTGACGAGAAACCTGTGCTCAAAAAAAAGTTGCAGTACGGTATTTGAGAAAGGCCCCTAATTTGGTTCCACCCACTGCGACGTCTGAATAAGACCCACGTAGTGCTTATTCAAATATTATTGCAGTGCATCCACATCCACCGTGGACATCGACCCCGTAATGTCAAGCAGCCAAAACGACGAAAGTACTAATCCCGTACTGAACTCGAGACCCAATTATCATAGCGGTCGCGCCGGAACCATTGTCCTGTCTATCGGTCTACTTCTGCTGTTTGTTGCTACTTCTGCCCCCGTGTACGTTTATTACGTCGTACCGTGGGGAAACTATGTAAGTGACGATATGTGATTCAAACTGCACGTAGGAAGAGTAAAGACTCAAATTGAAACTGCTACGGCTaatttctgtttctctttaggGTATCGACA carries:
- the LOC136190352 gene encoding kinesin-like protein KIF9, which produces MSVQKRPTVVIRIRPTARFASDIIKLHPDDKTVTVCYPEVSGRGYVNNQPQGVSLKADSVLHNASQELVYDTCAQSVVSEALDGYNGTIMAYGQTGAGKTFTMTGTTENFKHRGIIPRAISNIFREIDERPEQSVSVRVSYLEIYNESMFDLLSTLPDAEKLSMPSAMNIVEDQGATVVKGLTIRTAHNEEEALNLLFEGETNRAIAAHSLNQNSSRSHCLFTIYIESRSRTETSAQFTLSKLNLVDLAGSERLKKTNSEGATQREAMYINKSLSFLEQVVVALGERNREHIPYRQSKLTHVLKDSLGGNCSTVMIANVWGEQEQIEETMSTLRLAQRMMLVKNPLVRNIQQDPNLLIKQYEKEIRTLKQELAMHNVLANRGQISYDAVTEAERYEIQQQVRRYLDGSLSDIEVFSLRQIHETFVQFKSVVRSLESDIETKLKQKYPEAKTSSADPKGTEKNASGPSEYGEGYVGDIDGQGFGVGVAPSSVRAAASSVVTARKLKSRKGREVTSGLSRDQLHSEAPSVALIPGNIAEETDGDEKGGEVPRPSTPPSKDEAFEEFKREKGSEIQRILTENKATLNEKKKSAHNLSRSVNVAKKEIDEMRAIIDEKERERLEQDDAGEEVIDEEEFAALKKLKELKVRYRVDYDDLKTVKSEIQYCQKLVDQCRQRLLSEFEKWYNDSYLLPEDHHQHELAGKESVASVLPEEEQDRLDRLHAQKTMEDPEAAAFYNAKLRTERRGFLGPASKKKPGMVTQTVRNKPPTTLTVT